The following proteins come from a genomic window of Lycium ferocissimum isolate CSIRO_LF1 chromosome 4, AGI_CSIRO_Lferr_CH_V1, whole genome shotgun sequence:
- the LOC132054247 gene encoding uncharacterized protein LOC132054247 has protein sequence MDPYEDLYGRKCRSPAGWFGVREANVFGPDLVHQAIEKTKLIQERLRTAQSRHKSYADVRRRELEFQVGDWVAYELELPSELQTVHPVFLVSMLRKCIGDPSRIVHVDDIQVTENLTYEEEPIVILDRQVRRLRNKEVASVKVLWRSKYREEITW, from the exons ATGGATCCGTATGAGGATTTATATGGCAGGAAGTGTAGGTCTCCTGCCGGATGGTTTGGAGTCAGGGAAGCAAACGTATTTGGGCCAGACCTTGTTCATCAGGCCATTGAAAAGacaaagcttattcaggaacgGTTACGCACAGCTCAGAGCCGCCATAAATCTTATGCGGATGTACGACGACGAGAATTGGAGTTTCAAGTaggtgattgg gtagcttatgaattagagCTGCCATCAGAATTGCAAAcggttcatccagtttttcttGTGTCCATGCTGAggaaatgtattggagatccctCCAGAATCGTACatgttgatgatatacaagTTACAGAAAATCTGACATACGAGGAAGAACCAATTGTTATTCTCGATCGACAAGTTCGCAGACTCAGAAACAAAGAGGTGGCTTCAGTAAAGGTTCtatggaggagtaaatataggGAAGAGATAACGTGGTAA